From Azospirillum brasilense, one genomic window encodes:
- a CDS encoding cbb3-type cytochrome c oxidase subunit I, with protein sequence MKYATQRIAYWYFACAMALFVVQVLVGSLAGTVYVLPNFLSEILPFNILRMIHTNALIVWLLLGFFGSAYYLIPEEAERDIESPMLAYAQLAILMVGALGAVVGYTLGIHEGREFLEQPLWVKIGIVVAALIFLYNVSLTVIKGRRTAITNVLLLGLWGIAVFFLFAFYNPTNLALDKLYWWYVVHLWVEGVWELVMASVLAFLVIKMTGVDREVVEKWLYAIVGLALFSGLLGTGHHYYWIGAPGYWQWIGSLFSTLEVAPFFAMVVFAFTMAWKGRRDHPNKAAFLWTLGTPVMAFFGAGVWGFMHTLSWVNYYSHGTQVTAAHGHLAFFGAYVMLNLAIISYALPSLRGRAPYNQVLNMWSFWIMTSAMAFMTFTLTFAGVVQVHLQRVLGMTYMEVQEQLALFYWMRLGSGIFVVISVLMFVYAVFGPARGRVPARTQPSIAPAE encoded by the coding sequence ATGAAATACGCGACCCAACGCATCGCCTATTGGTACTTCGCCTGCGCGATGGCCCTGTTCGTCGTCCAGGTGCTGGTCGGCTCGCTCGCCGGGACCGTCTACGTCCTGCCGAACTTCCTGTCCGAGATCCTGCCCTTCAACATCCTGCGCATGATCCACACCAACGCGCTGATCGTGTGGCTCCTGCTCGGCTTTTTCGGCTCGGCCTATTACCTGATCCCGGAGGAGGCGGAGCGCGACATCGAGAGCCCGATGCTCGCCTACGCCCAATTGGCCATCCTGATGGTCGGCGCGCTGGGCGCGGTGGTCGGCTACACGCTGGGCATCCACGAGGGGCGCGAGTTCCTCGAACAGCCGCTGTGGGTGAAGATCGGCATCGTCGTCGCGGCGTTGATCTTCCTCTACAACGTCTCGCTGACCGTGATCAAAGGCCGCAGGACGGCGATCACCAACGTCCTCCTGCTCGGGCTGTGGGGAATCGCGGTCTTCTTCCTGTTCGCCTTCTACAACCCGACCAACCTCGCGCTGGACAAGCTGTACTGGTGGTACGTCGTCCATCTGTGGGTCGAGGGCGTGTGGGAACTGGTGATGGCCTCTGTCCTCGCCTTCCTGGTCATCAAGATGACCGGCGTCGACCGCGAGGTCGTGGAGAAGTGGCTCTACGCCATCGTCGGCCTCGCCCTCTTCTCCGGCCTGCTGGGCACCGGCCACCATTACTACTGGATTGGTGCTCCGGGTTATTGGCAGTGGATCGGCTCGCTGTTCTCCACGCTGGAGGTCGCGCCCTTCTTCGCCATGGTCGTGTTCGCCTTCACCATGGCCTGGAAGGGGCGGCGCGACCACCCGAACAAGGCCGCTTTCCTGTGGACGCTCGGCACCCCGGTGATGGCCTTCTTCGGTGCTGGCGTGTGGGGCTTCATGCACACGCTGTCCTGGGTCAACTACTACAGCCACGGCACCCAGGTCACCGCGGCGCACGGGCACCTTGCCTTCTTCGGAGCCTACGTGATGCTGAACCTCGCGATCATCAGCTACGCCCTGCCGAGCCTGCGCGGCCGCGCGCCTTACAACCAGGTGCTCAACATGTGGAGCTTCTGGATCATGACCTCGGCCATGGCCTTCATGACCTTCACGCTGACCTTCGCGGGCGTCGTGCAGGTCCATCTGCAGCGCGTGCTGGGCATGACCTACATGGAGGTCCAGGAGCAGCTGGCCTTGTTCTACTGGATGCGCCTGGGTTCCGGCATCTTCGTGGTCATCTCGGTGCTCATGTTCGTCTATGCGGTGTTCGGACCGGCGCGCGGGCGGGTGCCCGCGCGCACCCAGCCCTC
- a CDS encoding c-type cytochrome, protein MAERFTKSAARNIFYGGSLFFFVTFVALTIHSHYYIRVTSTDEATLSDSVARGKHVWERNACINCHSLLGEGAYFAPELGNVWVRYGGREDAEGARTALIAWMQSQPSGVEGRRQMPQFNLTDAELNDLVDFLEWTSRIDTQGWPPNQAG, encoded by the coding sequence ATGGCCGAGCGGTTCACGAAATCAGCGGCGCGCAACATCTTCTACGGCGGGTCGCTCTTCTTCTTCGTCACCTTCGTCGCCCTGACGATTCACAGCCACTACTACATTCGAGTGACCAGCACGGACGAGGCCACGCTGTCCGACAGCGTCGCACGCGGCAAGCACGTGTGGGAGAGGAACGCCTGCATCAACTGCCACTCGCTGCTTGGTGAGGGTGCCTACTTCGCCCCGGAGCTCGGCAACGTCTGGGTCCGCTACGGCGGGCGGGAGGACGCCGAAGGCGCGCGCACGGCGCTGATCGCCTGGATGCAGTCGCAGCCCAGCGGGGTCGAGGGGCGCCGCCAGATGCCGCAGTTCAACCTGACCGACGCGGAACTCAACGACCTCGTCGACTTCCTCGAATGGACCAGCCGCATCGACACGCAAGGCTGGCCACCGAACCAAGCGGGCTGA